The proteins below are encoded in one region of Oncorhynchus gorbuscha isolate QuinsamMale2020 ecotype Even-year linkage group LG01, OgorEven_v1.0, whole genome shotgun sequence:
- the LOC124004015 gene encoding zona pellucida sperm-binding protein 4-like, with amino-acid sequence MDLQWSVVCLVAVAMLGCLCDAQLKWPFQIPQNPAQPLPQRPAQPLPQWPSQPLPQRPAQPLPQRPAQPLPQRPAQPLPQRPAQPLPQWPVQPFPQRPAQTLPQRPAQPFLQKPPQNIPQHIPTQTCEVVDKDKVLCGLSGINAAQCQAISCCFDGRMCFYGKTVTVQCTKDGQFVVVVSRDATLPKLELDSISLLGANGAHCTPVGTTSAFAIYQFKVTECGTVLTEEPDTIVYENRMYSSYVVGNGPFGDITRDSNYDLLFQCRYTGTSVETLIIEVRTYPNPNPVVSVDAVLNVELRLANGRCLSKGCDEMQEAYTSYYTVADYPVTKVLRDPVYAEVRILGMTDPNVVLILEQCWANTYPTGESLPRWDLLVNGCPYQDDRYLTVPIRSDSSYFPPGEFFSHYKRFLFKMFTFVDPTSMVPLQENVYIHCSVTVCHALAGSCEQRCNRQRRDLSAQGQKKTKGDVLVSSQKVIMIDPRFYA; translated from the exons ATGGACTTGCAGTGGAGTGTTGTTTGTCTCGTAGCAGTGGCCATGCTTGGCTGTCTGTGTGACGCTCAATTGAAGTGGCCTTTCCAAATCCCGCAGAACCCTGCCCAACCCCTTCCTCAGAGGCCTGCCCAACCCCTTCCTCAGTGGCCTTCCCAACCCCTTCCTCAGAGGCCTGCCCAACCCCTTCCTCAGAGGCCTGCCCAACCCCTTCCTCAGAGGCCTGCCCAACCCCTTCCTCAGAGGCCTGCCCAACCACTTCCTCAGTGGCCTGTCCAACCCTTTCCTCAGAGGCCTGCCCAAACCCTTCCTCAGAGACCTGCTCAACCCTTTCTTCAGAAGCCTCCCCAAAACATACCCCAACACATACCAACACAGACCTGTGAAGTTGTGGACAAGGACAAGGTGTTGTGTGGACTTTCTGGCATCAATGCTGCCCAATGCCAGGCCATCAGCTGCTGTTTTGATGGACGGATGTGCTTCTACGGGAAAACAG TGACTGTCCAGTGTACCAAGGATGGCCAGTTTGTGGTGGTGGTTTCCAGAGATGCCACTCTGCCCAAACTTGAGCTAGATTCCATCAGCCTGCTAGGGGCAAACGGAGCCCACTGCACCCCTGTCGGCACTACATCTGCCTTTGCCATCTACCAGTTCAAAGTTACTGAATGTGGAACTGTGCTGACG gAGGAACCTGATACTATTGTCTATGAGAACAGGATGTATTCTTCATATGTAGTGGGGAATGGACCCTTCGGCGACATTACCAGGGACAGCAACTATGA CCTGCTCTTCCAGTGTCGGTATACTGGGACTTCCGTTGAGACACTGATTATCGAGGTGAGAACGTATCCAAACCCCAACCCTGTGGTCAGTGTTGATGCAGTTCTCAACGTGGAGCTCCGACTGGCCAATGGACGTTGTCTCTCCAAGGGATGTGATGAAA TGCAAGAAGCATACACCTCTTACTACACGGTGGCAGACTACCCTGTCACCAAGGTCCTCAGGGATCCCGTGTACGCTGAGGTTCGCATCCTGGGGATGACAGATCCCAATGTTGTCCTGATACTGGAGCAGTGCTGGGCCAACACATACCCCACAGGTGAAAGTCTGCCCCGGTGGGACCTTCTAGTTAATGG GTGTCCCTACCAGGATGACCGTTACCTGACCGTGCCCATCCGCTCGGACAGCTCCTATTTCCCTCCAGGAGAATTCTTCTCCCACTACAAGCGCTTCCTCTTCAAGATGTTCACCTTTGTAGATCCGACATCTATGGTCCCCCTGCAGGAGAAC GTGTACATCCACTGTAGTGTAACAGTGTGCCACGCTCTAGCAGGCTCCTGTGAACAAAGGTGCAACAGGCAAA GGAGAGATCTTTCTGCTCAAGGCCAAAAGAAGACTAAAGGAGATGTTTTGGTTTCCAGTCAAAAAGTCATCATGATTGACCCACGTTTTTATGCTTAA